In the bacterium genome, AGAGACCCTTAAGCTCATAAAGGAAAGAAAGACAAAAAAGGGCGATGTTTTAAGCGTTGCTGTAATTGGAGGAATTCAGGGTGCTAAAAAGACAGACGAGATTATATTGCTTTCCCATCCATTAAATATTGAAGGTTGCGATGTAAGGTTTTTCTTTGAAGAGGATGGAATAAGGATAGAACAAGAAGTATGGTTTTGTGGAAAGACAGGGCCTGAAATGGAGGCATTGGTAGGATGTGCTTTATCTGCCTTAAATATTTATGATATGTGTAAGGCTGTTGATAGGGAAATGGTAATTTCTGATATTCGGCTTATATCAA is a window encoding:
- the moaC gene encoding cyclic pyranopterin monophosphate synthase MoaC, with the translated sequence MEEIGFSHIDKKGRPKIVDISEKKETFRKAIASCKIIMKKETLKLIKERKTKKGDVLSVAVIGGIQGAKKTDEIILLSHPLNIEGCDVRFFFEEDGIRIEQEVWFCGKTGPEMEALVGCALSALNIYDMCKAVDREMVISDIRLISKKGGKTDYKMQNSKCKMQN